One window of the Dermacentor andersoni chromosome 10, qqDerAnde1_hic_scaffold, whole genome shotgun sequence genome contains the following:
- the LOC126519033 gene encoding solute carrier family 22 member 7-like, producing MDLFLPQRLAGVDLRTSESFDSEEGFGHGPFQKRTLLLILLGVFSITSQTTLVPLLTGDVDHWCKPPAGFNISTADWKNIAIPTEADGRFSRCRVYERCKPPADPSSPIEDRKIGAGPAEAGWWYSRCFLGQRELDDTNDTLDAPCEEWDYDVRTAETSAVSYWNMVCHRRLLPAALVTLQNTGSAILPILLGAFVDYVGRRAMLVGSAVAVVTCTVWTTVATSYVSYAVARFLTGGSVVVYAVFAFLIPFEVMTHTHRPHQALFLAVVSAAIGKVWQAIVTSMVVDWRLKQVIILAPTAFLLPALSAARESPRWLVAKGRLDAAEAVMMQAAKTNNFPLAATACLVRKLREQVEKRMGQEGADKDDLIDCHSLRRRALAMFSVCFCISFVFHVSAFSTARLGEFWIPGLTVVVTLLTYAVMHFLITGVALITVLTSCFMLTGIIQCALSIAAGARLGTITKVLLVLSQGASNVISIHCHTYVLELFPSAVRGGAICWALASARVGAMCASLTFALKPTGLEDVLFAVTGLFMFACLRVIRTLPSTTVVEEAKIVTRLASESTRMAVDHMKRTLVRQTQGKALKSSSSESSKTSDRKSRKSRASSIPGSTKTSRKFSTDHVQK from the coding sequence ATGGACCTCTTTCTACCACAGCGGCTGGCCGGCGTTGATCTACGAACAAGCGAATCATTTGACAGCGAAGAAGGCTTCGGCCACGGGCCTTTCCAGAAGAGGACGCTCCTTCTGATTCTTCTGGGAGTCTTTTCGATTACTAGCCAAACCACCTTGGTGCCCCTCCTCACCGGTGACGTCGACCATTGGTGCAAGCCGCCAGCCGGCTTCAACATCTCTACAGCCGATTGGAAGAATATTGCCATACCGACAGAGGCCGACGGACGCTTCAGCcgctgccgcgtctacgaacgcTGCAAGCCCCCCGCTGACCCCAGCAGTCCCATTGAAGATAGGAAGATTGGCGCTGGACCTGCCGAGGCCGGCTGGTGGTACAGCAGATGCTTCCTAGGCCAGCGTGAGCTCGACGACACCAACGACACACTCGATGCGCCCTGTGAAGAGTGGGACTACGACGTTCGGACGGCCGAGACCAGTGCGGTCAGTTATTGGAACATGGTGTGCCACCGACGTTTGCTGCCGGCAGCCCTTGTCACCCTGCAGAATACCGGTTCTGCAATTTTGCCTATTCTGCTCGGAGCCTTCGTGGACTACGTCGGTAGGAGAGCCATGCTCGTGGGCTCCGCCGTGGCCGTGGTGACCTGCACGGTGTGGACCACGGTGGCGACAAGTTACGTGAGTTACGCTGTGGCACGTTTCCTTACCGGGGGCAGCGTCGTCGTATACGCGGTTTTTGCATTCCTGATTCCATTCGAGGTCATGACGCACACGCACAGGCCGCACCAGGCCCTGTTCCTGGCGGTTGTCAGTGCGGCGATAGGCAAGGTTTGGCAAGCGATCGTCACATCTATGGTCGTCGACTGGCGTCTGAAGCAGGTCATCATCCTCGCTCCGACGGCTTTTCTACTCCCTGCTTTGTCTGCAGCACGGGAGTCTCCCCGCTGGCTTGTCGCGAAAGGAAGGCTGGACGCGGCAGAAGCAGTCATGATGCAGGCTGCCAAGACGAACAACTTCCCGCTTGCAGCCACCGCCTGTCTCGTGCGAAAACTCAGGGAACAGGTCGAGAAACGCATGGGTCAGGAAGGCGCAGACAAAGACGACTTGATCGACTGCCACTCCCTCCGACGTCGAGCATTGGCCATGTTCTCTGTCTGCTTCTGCATATCGTTCGTCTTTCACGTCAGTGCTTTCTCGACGGCGCGTTTGGGGGAATTCTGGATTCCGGGCCTCACGGTGgtcgtcacgctgttgacgtACGCGGTCATGCATTTCTTGATTACCGGCGTCGCCCTTATTACGGTCCTTACCAGTTGCTTCATGCTGACGGGCATTATCCAATGCGCGCTGAGTATCGCCGCCGGCGCCAGACTCGGCACTATCACCAAGGTCTTGCTCGTGCTATCCCAGGGCGCGTCAAATGTGATTTCCATCCACTGTCACACATACGTGCTCGAGTTGTTCCCGTCGGCCGTGCGGGGAGGCGCAATCTGTTGGGCGCTTGCCAGTGCGCGCGTCGGGGCCATGTGCGCGTCATTGACTTTCGCGCTGAAGCCGACTGGACTTGAAGACGTGCTCTTTGCCGTGACCGGACTGTTCATGTTCGCCTGTCTGCGTGTCATCCGTACCCTGCCAAGCACTACAGTGGTGGAGGAAGCGAAAATCGTGACCAGGCTAGCTTCGGAATCCACCAGAATGGCTGTGGACCACATGAAGCGGACCCTAGTTCGGCAGACTCAAGGAAAGGCGCTCAAGAGTTCAAGCTCGGAGAGCTCCAAGACATCCGACAGGAAGAGCCGAAAAAGCCGTGCCAGCAGCATTCCTGGCAGTACTAAGACATCCCGTAAATTTTCCACCGACCACGTGCAGAAGTGA
- the LOC126519035 gene encoding solute carrier family 22 member 13-like, with amino-acid sequence MTHTHRPHQVLFLAVVSAAIGKVWQAIVTSMVVDWRLKQVIFLAPTAFLLPALSAARESPRWLVAKGRLDAAEVVMMQAAKTNNFPLAATACLVRKLREQVEKRTGQEGADRDDLIDCHSLRRRALAIFSVCFCISFVFHVSAFSTARLGEFWIPGLTVVVTLLTYAAMHFLMTGVALITVLTSCFLLTGIIQCALSIAAGARLGTITKVLLVLSQGASSVISIHCYTYVLELFPSAVRGGAICWAVASSRVGAMCASLTFALKPTGHEDVLFAVTGLFMFACLRVIRALPRTTVVEEAKIVTRLASDSTRMAVDHMKRTLVPQTQGKALKNSSSESSKTSGRKSRKSRASSIPGSTKTSRNF; translated from the coding sequence ATGACGCACACGCACAGGCCGCACCAGGTCCTGTTCCTGGCGGTTGTCAGCGCGGCGATAGGCAAGGTTTGGCAAGCGATCGTCACATCTATGGTCGTCGACTGGCGTCTGAAGCAGGTCATCTTCCTCGCTCCGACGGCTTTTCTGCTCCCTGCTTTGTCTGCCGCACGAGAGTCTCCCCGCTGGCTTGTCGCGAAAGGAAGGCTCGACGCGGCAGAAGTAGTCATGATGCAGGCTGCCAAGACGAACAACTTCCCGCTTGCGGCCACCGCCTGTCTCGTGCGAAAACTCAGGGAACAGGTCGAGAAACGCACGGGTCAGGAAGGCGCAGACAGAGACGACTTGATCGACTGCCACTCCCTCCGACGTCGAGCGTTGGCCATATTCTCTGTCTGCTTCTGCATATCCTTCGTCTTTCACGTCAGTGCTTTCTCGACGGCGCGTTTGGGGGAATTCTGGATCCCGGGCCTCACGGTGgtcgtcacgctgttgacgtACGCGGCCATGCACTTCTTGATGACCGGCGTCGCCCTTATTACGGTCCTTACCAGTTGCTTCCTGCTGACGGGCATTATCCAATGCGCGCTGAGTATCGCCGCCGGCGCCAGACTCGGCACTATCACCAAGGTCTTGCTCGTGCTATCCCAGGGCGCGTCAAGTGTGATTTCCATCCACTGTTACACATACGTGCTCGAGTTGTTCCCGTCGGCCGTGCGGGGAGGCGCAATCTGTTGGGCGGTCGCCAGTTCACGCGTCGGGGCAATGTGCGCGTCCTTGACTTTCGCGCTGAAGCCGACCGGACACGAAGACGTGCTCTTTGCCGTGACCGGACTGTTCATGTTCGCCTGTCTGCGTGTCATCCGTGCCCTGCCGCGCACTACGGTGGTGGAGGAAGCGAAAATCGTGACCAGGCTAGCTTCGGACTCCACCAGAATGGCTGTCGACCACATGAAGCGGACCCTAGTTCCGCAGACTCAAGGAAAGGCGCTCAAGAATTCAAGCTCGGAGAGCTCCAAGACATCCGGCAGGAAGAGCCGAAAAAGCCGTGCCAGCAGCATTCCTGGCAGTACTAAGACATCCCGTAACTTTTGA
- the LOC126519032 gene encoding solute carrier family 22 member 7-like, with protein sequence MDLFLPQRLAGVDLRTSESFDCKEGFGYGPFQKRMLLLIFLGAFSVNCQTVVVPLVTGDVDHWCKPLAGFNISAADWKNIAIPTEADGRFSRCRVYERCKPPAGPGVAGWWYNRCFLSERELQDTNDTRDAPCEEWEYDIRTAETSAVSFWNMVCHRRLLPAAILTLQNTGAVISLILIGAFVDYVGRRAMLVGSAVVMATGTVCTFVATGYAQYAVARCLTVASVAVHTVFTALIPFEVMTHAHRPQQLLLLAVMGLALSEVWIVIVKSLIVDWRLKQIICLAPTALLLPALFTARESPRWLVAKGRLEAAEAVMMEGAKTNNVPIAVTACLMEKLRKQIKNQVGRESGDREGLLDCRSLRRRALAMFVVCFSISFVCFIDAFSSAQYNESWIPSLTVVFTLAAYMAMHFLITDVNVARVLTACFLLTGVIQCAISIAAGSDFGMIAKTLLVLSKGITNVLIVRCLTYVLELFPSAVRAGVVCWVLTSGRISAMFAAVILVLKPAGREDVVFGFAGLFLFASLLVIRALPRVTVVEKAIIVARRPSDPGRMSMDHMKRTLEQRCLRKKSKTSSLEGSRSSRKSRKSGSVNSSRSSSTPRRPQTERAPE encoded by the coding sequence ATGGACCTTTTTCTACCACAGCGACTGGCAGGCGTCGATCTGCGAACAAGCGAGTCGTTTGACTGCAAAGAAGGCTTCGGTTACGGGCCCTTCCAGAAGAGGATGCTCCTCCTGATTTTTCTGGGAGCATTCTCGGTTAATTGCCAAACCGTCGTGGTGCCCCTCGTCACCGGTGACGTCGACCATTGGTGCAAGCCGCTCGCCGGGTTCAACATCTCTGCAGCCGATTGGAAGAATATTGCCATACCGACAGAGGCTGATGGACGCTTCAGCCGCTGTCGCGTCTACGAACGCTGCAAGCCACCCGCTGGACCTGGCGTGGCCGGCTGGTGGTACAACCGATGCTTCCTCAGCGAGCGTGAACTCCAAGACACCAACGACACACGCGACGCGCCCTGTGAAGAGTGGGAGTACGACATTCGGACGGCCGAGACCAGCGCGGTGAGCTTCTGGAACATGGTGTGCCACCGACGTTTGCTGCCGGCCGCCATTTTGACCCTGCAGAATACCGGTGCTGTCATTTCGCTTATCCTGATCGGAGCTTTCGTGGACTACGTCGGGAGGAGAGCCATGCTCGTGGGCTCGGCAGTCGTTATGGCGACCGGCACGGTATGCACCTTCGTTGCGACAGGCTACGCGCAGTACGCTGTGGCGCGCTGCCTTACCGTGGCAAGTGTCGCCGTGCATACCGTTTTCACCGCTCTGATACCATTCGAGGTGATGACGCACGCGCACAGGCCGCAACAACTCCTCCTACTGGCGGTCATGGGCCTTGCGTTGAGCGAAGTTTGGATCGTAATCGTCAAATCCTTGATCGTCGACTGGCGTCTGAAGCAAATCATCTGCCTCGCCCCGACGGCTCTCCTGCTCCCTGCTTTATTTACCGCTCGAGAGTCGCCCCGTTGGCTCGTGGCGAAAGGAAGACTAGAAGCGGCAGAAGCAGTCATGATGGAGGGGGCTAAGACCAACAACGTCCCAATTGCGGTCACGGCCTGTCTCATGGAGAAGCTCAGAAAACAGATCAAGAACCAAGTGGGTCGTGAAAGCGGAGACAGAGAAGGCCTGCTGGACTGTCGCTCCCTCCGACGTCGAGCCTTGGCCATGTTCGTTGTCTGCTTCTCCATATCGTTTGTCTGTTTCATCGACGCCTTCTCATCGGCCCAATACAACGAATCTTGGATACCGAGCCTCACGGTTGTCTTCACACTGGCGGCGTACATGGCGATGCACTTCCTGATTACCGACGTTAACGTCGCCAGGGTACTTACCGCTTGCTTTCTGTTGACGGGCGTCATACAATGCGCAATCAGTATCGCCGCTGGCAGTGATTTCGGTATGATCGCCAAGACCTTGCTCGTGCTGTCCAAGGGCATCACGAACGTACTGATCGTCCGCTGTTTGACGTATGTCCTGGAGCTCTTCCCATCGGCCGTGCGGGCAGGTGTTGTATGCTGGGTGCTCACCAGTGGACGCATTTCGGCCATGTTCGCGGCAGTGATCCTTGTCCTGAAGCCGGCCGGACGCGAAGACGTGGTGTTCGGTTTTGCGGGACTGTTCCTCTTTGCCTCCCTGCTCGTCATTCGCGCCCTTCCACGCGTGACGGTGGTCGAGAAGGCCATAATCGTGGCCCGGCGGCCTTCGGACCCCGGCAGAATGTCTATGGACCACATGAAGCGCACGCTCGAGCAGCGGTGCCTACGTAAGAAGTCCAAGACCTCGAGCCTAGAGGGCTCCAGGTCCAGCAGGAAGAGTCGAAAGAGCGGGAGCGTCAACAGTTCTCGCAGTTCTTCGACGCCCCGCCGACCTCAGACCGAGCGGGCGCCGGAATGA